A window of the Pseudomonas fluorescens genome harbors these coding sequences:
- the hrpA gene encoding ATP-dependent RNA helicase HrpA encodes MTDESPSIDKLLKNLDHAMLADRHRLRRQLLELRKKPDEAKLAQWVARMQASCDQVLARKASLPVIRYDDSLPIAAKRDEIKKALEKHQVLIIAGETGSGKTTQLPKICLEIGRGQHGLIGHTQPRRIAARSVASRVAEELGTPLGALVGYQVRFEDQSDSNTLIKLMTDGILLAETQNDRYLERYDTIIVDEAHERSLNIDFLLGYLKTLLPRRPDLKVIITSATIDLERFSKHFDDAPIVEVSGRTFPVETWYRPLTLEQDEEGNRVEDDLTVDQAILATLDEIAAYERSERRSPGDVLVFLPGEREIRDAADMLRKAQLKHTEILPLYARLSPAEQQRIFQSHPGRRVVLATNVAETSLTVPGIRYVIDSGTARISRYSYRAKVQRLPIEAISQASANQRKGRCGRVEPGICVRLYSEEDFLGRPEFTDPEILRTNLAAVILQMLHLRLGEITDFPFIEPPDGKAISDGFNLLQELSAVDRNSQLTPLGRQLARLPVDPRMGRMLLEAAKLGSLQEVLIVASAMSIQDPRERPPERQQAADQAHAHWKDADSDFAALVNLWRGFEEQRQALTASPLRNWCRKNFLNYLRLREWRDSHRQLSLICRDLQLSLNKEPADYPKLHKAVLVGLLSQIGQKTEDGDYLGARQRRFWIHPSSGIGKKRPQWVMTAELVETTKLYARMVAKIDADWIEPLAGHLIKKNHFEPHWEKKRGQVVAFEQITLFGLIVVGRRPVHYGPVDPVVSRELFIREGLVRGEIQSRAKCLTANKQLLEQLDELEAKARRRDILADEETLYAFYDARLPAEIHQTATFDSWYRVNSQKDPQLLIMREEDVLAREASEVTAQHYPDTLHIGDLELALSYHFEPNHPRDGVTLRVPAPLLPMLPPERLEWLVPGLIEAKCIALVRNLPKALRKNFVPVPDFIKAALQRMTFAEGSLPQALGRELLRMTGARVSDEAWAEAAQQVESHLRMNLEIVDGQGKFLGEGRDLAELTARFAEASQAALAVPQSAKSQQPVEAKVFAPVAEKTQQKIAGLSMTVYPALVEEGGTVKEGRFSTPAEAEFQHRRALQRLLMQQLAEPAKFLRGKLPGLTEMGLLYRELGRVDALVEDILLASLDSCILEGEDPLPRDGAGLAALAERKRGSWTEHAERVARLTLEILKLWHGLQKRFKGKIDLAQAVALNDIRQQLSHLVYPGFVRETPMVWLKELPRYLKAVEQRFEKLGAQVQKDRVWSGELAGLWTQYQTRAAKHAQEGKRDPQLELYRWWLEEYRVSLFAQQLGTKVPISDKRLNKQWSQVEA; translated from the coding sequence ATGACCGACGAATCGCCCTCCATCGACAAACTGCTGAAAAACCTCGATCACGCCATGCTCGCCGACCGCCACCGGCTGCGGCGGCAGTTGCTTGAGCTGCGCAAGAAACCCGACGAGGCCAAGCTGGCCCAGTGGGTGGCGCGCATGCAGGCGTCCTGTGATCAGGTGCTGGCGCGCAAGGCCAGCCTGCCGGTGATCCGTTACGACGACAGCCTGCCGATTGCGGCCAAGCGTGACGAAATCAAGAAGGCCCTGGAAAAGCACCAGGTGCTGATCATCGCCGGCGAAACCGGTTCGGGCAAAACCACCCAGTTGCCGAAAATCTGCCTGGAAATCGGTCGCGGCCAGCATGGTCTGATCGGTCACACCCAGCCTCGCCGGATCGCGGCGCGCAGCGTGGCCAGCCGGGTTGCTGAGGAACTCGGCACGCCGCTGGGCGCACTGGTCGGCTATCAGGTGCGCTTCGAAGACCAGAGCGATTCCAACACACTGATCAAACTGATGACCGACGGCATCCTGCTTGCGGAAACCCAGAACGACCGCTACCTCGAACGCTACGACACGATCATCGTCGACGAAGCCCACGAACGCAGCCTCAACATCGACTTCCTGCTCGGTTACCTGAAAACCCTGCTGCCGCGTCGTCCGGACCTGAAAGTCATCATCACTTCGGCGACCATCGATCTGGAACGCTTTTCCAAGCACTTTGATGATGCGCCGATTGTCGAAGTGTCCGGCCGCACTTTCCCGGTGGAAACCTGGTATCGCCCGCTGACGCTTGAGCAGGACGAAGAGGGCAACCGCGTCGAGGACGACCTGACCGTGGATCAGGCGATCCTCGCGACCCTCGACGAAATCGCCGCGTACGAGCGCAGCGAACGTCGCAGTCCTGGCGACGTGCTGGTGTTCCTGCCCGGCGAGCGCGAGATTCGCGACGCCGCCGACATGCTGCGCAAGGCCCAGCTTAAACACACCGAAATCCTGCCGTTGTACGCACGCCTGTCGCCGGCCGAACAGCAGCGGATTTTCCAGTCGCATCCTGGGCGTCGCGTGGTGCTGGCGACCAACGTCGCCGAAACGTCGCTGACCGTGCCGGGCATCCGTTACGTGATCGACAGCGGCACTGCGCGCATCAGCCGCTACAGCTACCGCGCCAAGGTCCAGCGGCTGCCGATCGAAGCGATTTCCCAGGCCAGCGCCAACCAGCGTAAAGGTCGCTGCGGCCGGGTCGAGCCGGGTATCTGCGTGCGCCTGTACAGCGAAGAGGATTTCCTCGGTCGCCCGGAATTCACCGATCCGGAAATCCTGCGCACCAACCTCGCGGCGGTTATTTTGCAGATGCTCCATCTGCGCCTCGGCGAGATCACCGATTTCCCGTTCATCGAGCCGCCGGACGGCAAGGCGATCAGCGACGGTTTCAACCTGCTGCAAGAACTGTCGGCGGTGGATCGCAACAGTCAGCTGACACCGCTCGGCCGTCAGCTGGCGCGCCTGCCGGTGGACCCGCGCATGGGCCGCATGCTGCTTGAAGCCGCCAAACTCGGCAGTCTGCAGGAAGTGCTGATCGTCGCCAGCGCCATGTCGATTCAGGACCCGCGCGAGCGTCCGCCGGAGCGTCAGCAAGCCGCTGACCAGGCCCACGCGCACTGGAAGGATGCCGATTCGGACTTCGCTGCGCTGGTCAATCTGTGGCGCGGTTTTGAAGAGCAGCGTCAGGCGCTGACGGCGAGCCCGCTGCGCAACTGGTGCCGCAAGAATTTCCTGAATTACCTGCGCCTGCGTGAGTGGCGCGACTCCCATCGGCAGTTGAGCCTGATCTGCCGCGACTTGCAGTTGAGCCTGAACAAAGAGCCGGCGGACTATCCGAAGCTGCACAAAGCGGTGCTGGTCGGCCTGCTCAGCCAGATCGGCCAGAAAACCGAAGACGGCGATTACCTTGGCGCCCGTCAGCGGCGGTTCTGGATTCACCCGTCGTCGGGTATCGGCAAGAAACGCCCGCAGTGGGTGATGACCGCCGAACTGGTGGAAACCACCAAGCTCTACGCGCGGATGGTGGCGAAGATCGACGCCGACTGGATCGAACCGCTGGCCGGGCACCTGATCAAGAAGAACCACTTCGAACCGCACTGGGAGAAGAAGCGCGGCCAGGTCGTCGCGTTCGAACAGATCACCCTGTTCGGCCTGATCGTGGTCGGTCGTCGACCGGTGCATTACGGCCCGGTGGATCCGGTGGTATCGCGCGAGCTGTTCATTCGCGAAGGTCTGGTGCGGGGCGAGATTCAGTCCCGGGCCAAATGCCTGACCGCCAACAAACAGTTGCTGGAACAACTCGACGAACTGGAAGCCAAAGCTCGTCGCCGGGACATTCTGGCCGACGAGGAAACCCTTTACGCGTTCTACGATGCGCGGCTGCCGGCGGAGATCCACCAGACCGCGACATTCGACAGCTGGTATCGCGTCAACAGCCAGAAAGACCCGCAACTGCTGATCATGCGCGAGGAAGACGTGCTGGCTCGTGAGGCCAGCGAAGTCACCGCCCAGCATTACCCGGACACGCTGCACATCGGCGATCTGGAACTGGCCCTGAGTTATCACTTCGAACCGAATCACCCGCGCGACGGCGTGACCCTGCGTGTGCCGGCGCCGCTGTTGCCGATGCTGCCGCCGGAGCGCCTTGAGTGGCTGGTGCCGGGGCTGATCGAGGCCAAGTGCATTGCGCTGGTGCGCAACCTGCCCAAAGCCTTGCGCAAGAACTTCGTGCCGGTGCCGGACTTCATCAAGGCTGCGCTGCAACGCATGACCTTTGCCGAAGGTTCGTTACCGCAAGCGCTGGGCCGCGAACTGCTGCGCATGACCGGTGCGCGGGTCAGCGATGAAGCCTGGGCCGAAGCGGCGCAGCAGGTCGAAAGCCATCTGCGGATGAACCTGGAAATCGTCGACGGCCAGGGCAAGTTCCTTGGCGAGGGACGGGATCTGGCGGAACTGACCGCACGTTTCGCCGAAGCCAGCCAGGCCGCACTGGCCGTGCCGCAGAGCGCGAAAAGTCAGCAACCGGTGGAGGCCAAGGTCTTCGCGCCGGTGGCGGAAAAAACTCAGCAGAAGATCGCCGGGCTGTCGATGACAGTCTATCCGGCGCTGGTGGAAGAGGGCGGCACGGTCAAGGAAGGTCGCTTCTCGACCCCGGCCGAAGCCGAGTTCCAGCATCGTCGCGCTTTGCAACGCCTGTTGATGCAGCAACTGGCCGAACCGGCCAAGTTCCTGCGCGGCAAGTTGCCGGGCCTGACCGAAATGGGCCTGCTGTACCGCGAACTGGGCCGGGTCGATGCGCTGGTCGAAGACATTCTGCTGGCCAGCCTCGACAGTTGCATTCTCGAGGGCGAAGACCCGTTGCCGCGTGACGGCGCAGGGCTGGCGGCACTGGCCGAGCGCAAGCGCGGCAGTTGGACCGAGCATGCCGAGCGGGTGGCACGTCTGACGCTGGAAATCCTCAAGCTCTGGCACGGCCTGCAAAAGCGTTTCAAGGGCAAGATCGACCTGGCTCAGGCGGTGGCCTTGAACGACATCAGGCAGCAGCTCAGTCATCTGGTGTATCCGGGCTTCGTCCGGGAAACGCCGATGGTGTGGCTCAAGGAGTTGCCGCGTTACCTGAAAGCGGTCGAACAGCGTTTCGAGAAGCTGGGCGCGCAGGTGCAGAAGGATCGTGTGTGGAGCGGCGAACTCGCCGGCCTCTGGACGCAATACCAGACCCGCGCCGCCAAACATGCGCAGGAAGGCAAACGCGATCCGCAGCTCGAACTGTATCGCTGGTGGCTGGAGGAGTATCGGGTTTCGCTGTTCGCCCAGCAGTTGGGGACGAAAGTGCCGATCTCCGACAAACGGCTGAATAAACAGTGGAGCCAGGTCGAGGCCTGA
- a CDS encoding beta-ketoacyl-ACP synthase III, protein MHNVVISGTGLYTPANSISNEELVQSFNTYVAQFNADNAEAIASGEVQALTESSAAFIEKASGIKSRFVMDKDGILDPARMAPRLPERSNDEWSVLCQMAIGAAEQALQRAGKTAADIDGVIVACSNLQRAYPAIAIEVQEALGIQGFGFDMNVACSSATFGIQQAANTVQLGQARAILMVNPEVCTGHLNFRDRDSHFIFGDAATAVVIERADTATSKHQFDVVSTKLLTKFSNNIRNNFGFLNRAAEEGIGTRDKLFVQEGRKVFKDVCPMVAELIGEHLEENKLNVGDVKRFWLHQANLSMNHLIVRKLLGREATEEEAPVILDTYANTSSAGSVIAFHKYQDDLASGSLAVLSSFGAGYSIGSVILRKR, encoded by the coding sequence ATGCATAACGTCGTCATCAGCGGCACCGGCCTGTACACCCCGGCCAACAGCATCTCCAACGAAGAGCTGGTGCAGTCTTTCAATACCTACGTCGCCCAGTTCAACGCGGACAACGCCGAAGCCATCGCCAGCGGCGAAGTCCAGGCCCTGACCGAGTCCAGCGCCGCGTTCATCGAAAAAGCGTCCGGCATCAAGAGCCGCTTTGTCATGGACAAGGACGGCATCCTCGACCCTGCACGCATGGCGCCACGCCTGCCGGAGCGCTCCAACGACGAATGGTCGGTGCTTTGCCAGATGGCCATCGGCGCTGCCGAACAAGCCCTGCAGCGTGCCGGCAAGACTGCCGCCGACATCGACGGCGTGATCGTCGCCTGCTCCAACCTGCAACGCGCCTACCCGGCCATTGCCATCGAAGTCCAGGAAGCGCTGGGCATCCAGGGTTTCGGTTTCGACATGAACGTCGCCTGCTCGTCGGCGACCTTCGGCATCCAGCAAGCCGCCAACACCGTGCAACTGGGCCAGGCCCGCGCGATTCTGATGGTCAACCCGGAAGTCTGCACCGGTCACCTGAATTTCCGTGACCGCGACAGCCACTTCATCTTCGGTGACGCCGCTACCGCCGTCGTCATCGAGCGTGCCGATACGGCAACGTCGAAGCACCAGTTCGACGTGGTCAGCACCAAACTGCTGACCAAGTTCTCCAACAACATCCGCAACAACTTCGGCTTCCTCAACCGCGCAGCGGAAGAGGGCATCGGCACCCGCGACAAACTGTTCGTGCAGGAAGGCCGCAAGGTGTTCAAGGATGTTTGCCCGATGGTGGCCGAGCTGATCGGCGAGCACCTGGAAGAGAACAAGCTCAACGTTGGCGATGTGAAGCGCTTCTGGCTGCACCAGGCCAACCTGAGCATGAATCACCTGATCGTGCGCAAGCTGCTGGGCCGCGAAGCCACCGAAGAAGAAGCCCCGGTGATTCTCGACACCTACGCCAACACCAGCTCCGCCGGTTCGGTGATCGCGTTCCACAAATATCAGGACGATCTGGCATCCGGTTCGCTGGCGGTGCTGAGTTCGTTCGGTGCCGGTTACTCGATCGGCAGCGTGATTCTGCGCAAACGTTGA
- a CDS encoding RNA polymerase sigma factor has protein sequence MAVDDTHLLERLLAGEQKAFKELVSTYQSPMRAVAYAIVGQRHVEEVVQDAWLSVVRNIGRFEARSSLKTWLLTITANSAKSRYKLNRREVLLDDLPSPHGTIDDDRFSPGDGHWLVAPFAWHQDTPEALLTEGELRECLEHTLLSLSELQSSVLLLRERQGLELEEICNLLEISLSNVRVLLHRARLKVFATVEHFEETGEC, from the coding sequence ATGGCGGTTGACGACACACACCTGCTCGAACGGTTGTTGGCAGGCGAACAGAAAGCCTTCAAGGAACTGGTCAGCACCTATCAAAGCCCCATGCGCGCGGTGGCCTACGCGATTGTCGGCCAGCGCCATGTCGAAGAAGTGGTGCAGGATGCCTGGCTGTCGGTGGTACGCAATATCGGCCGTTTCGAGGCGCGCTCCAGTCTCAAGACCTGGCTGCTGACCATCACCGCCAACTCGGCCAAGAGCCGCTACAAACTCAATCGTCGCGAAGTGTTGCTGGATGATCTGCCGTCCCCCCACGGCACCATCGACGACGATCGTTTTTCTCCCGGCGACGGCCATTGGCTGGTCGCACCGTTCGCCTGGCACCAGGACACGCCTGAAGCATTGTTGACTGAAGGCGAGCTGCGTGAATGCCTCGAGCACACGCTGTTGAGCCTGTCGGAACTGCAAAGCAGTGTGCTGTTGCTGCGCGAGCGACAGGGCCTGGAGCTGGAGGAGATCTGTAATCTTCTGGAGATCTCGCTCTCCAATGTCCGTGTGCTGCTGCATCGGGCACGTTTGAAGGTCTTCGCGACCGTTGAGCATTTTGAGGAGACCGGCGAATGTTGA
- a CDS encoding anti-sigma factor family protein yields the protein MLTCKEQVARSSDYLDGQLSFREKLMVRHHLMFCRNCRRFIRQMRLMQATLRAMPEKPEEGVEALAEQLAELRRKDRS from the coding sequence ATGTTGACGTGCAAGGAGCAAGTAGCGCGATCCAGCGATTATCTCGATGGCCAGTTGAGCTTTCGCGAGAAACTGATGGTGCGTCATCACCTGATGTTCTGCCGCAATTGCCGGCGTTTCATTCGCCAGATGCGTTTGATGCAGGCGACGTTGCGGGCGATGCCGGAAAAACCGGAAGAGGGCGTGGAGGCGTTGGCCGAACAGTTGGCAGAGCTGCGGCGCAAGGATCGATCCTGA
- a CDS encoding putative porin → MRLASTKTAAALCGGLLLAMSVPASAAVDAKLLDMLKANGSISQAQYVELQTELAKDQKAQQIAQQAQQETNEQIAATAKKTNELSSFDQKLAWAAKTQFKGDVRIRQETIKIDGEPNNGGRDKDRQRIRARLGAYTEINPQVDTGIRIATGGGDDARSTNQDQDNYFDKKQIWLDLGYIDYHPDQIKNLHIIGGKMLQPWVSMGDVIWDSDINPEGLAVTYKYPLGSSVELFGSLGNYNLKDNVDGDGVQFRHDLRLTAGQLGSRFAITDNLKLTLGGSVYAYQNDEDSRCTGTSTPCALAVNGNSADNEFRLYEGFSQVDIGGLPMPLSFYGQYVKNNDAVTDQDTAWLVGAKSKVFGLNLDYNYRDVQRNAVVGAFTDSDFANGTTGSRGHKFKVGYDIDKNFAIGATYFLTKADFSSRTQRDADTNTLQLDAEAKF, encoded by the coding sequence ATGCGTCTTGCTTCCACGAAAACTGCGGCGGCCCTGTGCGGTGGCCTGTTGCTGGCCATGAGTGTTCCGGCCAGTGCCGCAGTCGACGCCAAACTGCTCGACATGCTCAAGGCTAACGGTTCGATTTCCCAGGCGCAGTACGTTGAACTGCAAACAGAACTGGCCAAGGATCAGAAGGCCCAGCAAATCGCGCAGCAGGCGCAGCAAGAGACCAACGAGCAAATCGCGGCGACCGCGAAGAAAACCAACGAGCTCAGCAGTTTCGACCAGAAACTGGCCTGGGCCGCCAAGACCCAGTTCAAGGGTGACGTGCGCATCCGTCAGGAAACCATCAAGATCGACGGCGAACCGAACAACGGCGGCCGCGACAAGGATCGCCAGCGTATCCGTGCCCGTCTGGGTGCCTACACCGAGATCAACCCGCAAGTCGACACCGGCATCCGTATCGCCACCGGCGGCGGCGACGACGCCCGTTCGACCAACCAGGACCAGGACAACTACTTCGACAAGAAGCAGATCTGGCTCGACCTGGGCTACATCGACTACCACCCGGACCAGATCAAGAACCTGCACATCATCGGCGGCAAGATGCTGCAACCGTGGGTGAGCATGGGCGACGTGATCTGGGACAGCGACATCAACCCGGAAGGTCTGGCCGTTACCTACAAGTATCCACTGGGCAGCAGCGTCGAACTGTTCGGCAGCCTGGGTAACTACAACCTCAAGGACAACGTCGACGGCGACGGCGTGCAATTCCGTCACGACCTGCGCCTGACCGCCGGCCAGCTGGGCAGCCGCTTCGCCATCACCGACAACCTGAAACTGACCCTGGGCGGCAGCGTCTACGCCTACCAGAACGACGAAGACAGCCGTTGCACCGGCACTTCCACGCCATGCGCCCTGGCTGTCAACGGCAACTCGGCCGACAACGAATTCCGTCTGTACGAAGGCTTCAGCCAGGTCGACATCGGCGGCCTGCCAATGCCACTGTCGTTCTACGGTCAGTACGTGAAGAACAACGATGCAGTGACCGATCAGGACACCGCCTGGCTGGTGGGTGCCAAGTCGAAAGTCTTCGGCCTGAACCTCGACTACAACTATCGTGACGTGCAGCGCAATGCTGTGGTCGGCGCCTTCACCGATTCGGACTTCGCCAACGGCACCACCGGTTCCCGTGGCCACAAGTTCAAGGTCGGTTACGACATCGACAAGAACTTCGCCATCGGTGCGACTTACTTCCTGACCAAGGCCGACTTCTCCAGCCGTACCCAGCGTGATGCAGACACCAACACCCTGCAGCTGGACGCGGAAGCGAAGTTCTAA
- a CDS encoding GNAT family N-acetyltransferase has product MPLQRLHKLSEIPASDWDVLVPQNQPFLRHAFLASLEDSGSVGPHTGWQAEHLLHVEAGRVIAALPGYRKWHSYGEYVFDHGWADACARVGIDYYPKFLSAVPFSPVSGPRLLAANVEDGFELLKSLPGYLEIEELSSAHINFTDAFTDAAMAEQPGWLQRIGCQYHWQNRGYRDFQDFLDVLASRKRKQMRKEREQVAAQGFDFEWLEGCELDEAQWDFVYACYANTYAVRRQAPYLTRDFFSLLAERMPESIRVVLARQGSRPVAMAFSLVGGDSFYGRYWGCLAEFDRLHFETCFYQGMDYAIAQGFQRFDAGAQGEHKLIRGFEPVITHSWHYLRHPGLKAAVKDFLHQERAGVLAYAEEARSALPYRQA; this is encoded by the coding sequence ATGCCGCTGCAACGTCTGCACAAACTGTCGGAAATTCCTGCGTCCGACTGGGATGTTCTGGTACCGCAAAACCAGCCGTTTCTGCGTCATGCCTTTCTGGCTTCGCTGGAGGACAGCGGCAGCGTCGGCCCGCACACGGGCTGGCAAGCGGAGCATTTGCTGCACGTCGAAGCGGGGCGCGTGATCGCGGCGCTGCCCGGTTATCGCAAGTGGCATTCCTACGGCGAATACGTGTTCGATCACGGCTGGGCCGATGCCTGCGCCCGGGTCGGCATCGATTACTACCCCAAGTTTTTGAGCGCCGTGCCGTTCAGTCCGGTCAGCGGCCCTCGGTTGCTGGCAGCGAATGTCGAGGACGGATTCGAACTGCTCAAGAGCCTGCCGGGTTATCTGGAAATCGAAGAGCTCTCCAGCGCCCACATCAATTTCACCGACGCGTTTACCGATGCCGCCATGGCCGAGCAGCCGGGCTGGTTGCAACGCATCGGTTGTCAGTACCACTGGCAGAATCGCGGCTACCGCGACTTTCAGGACTTCCTCGACGTGCTCGCCTCGCGCAAGCGCAAGCAGATGCGCAAGGAGCGCGAGCAAGTGGCGGCGCAGGGCTTCGATTTCGAATGGCTGGAAGGCTGCGAGCTGGACGAGGCGCAGTGGGATTTCGTCTACGCCTGTTACGCCAACACCTACGCGGTGCGCCGACAGGCGCCGTACCTGACCCGGGATTTTTTCAGCCTGCTGGCCGAGCGCATGCCGGAATCGATCCGCGTGGTCTTGGCCCGGCAAGGCTCACGGCCGGTGGCGATGGCGTTCAGTCTGGTGGGCGGCGACAGTTTTTACGGGCGCTACTGGGGATGCCTGGCCGAGTTCGACCGGCTGCATTTCGAGACCTGTTTCTACCAGGGCATGGACTATGCGATTGCCCAGGGCTTTCAACGTTTCGATGCCGGTGCACAGGGCGAGCACAAACTGATTCGCGGCTTCGAACCGGTGATCACCCATTCCTGGCATTATCTGCGCCATCCCGGCCTGAAAGCGGCGGTCAAAGACTTCCTGCACCAGGAGCGCGCCGGTGTTCTGGCCTATGCCGAAGAGGCGAGGAGCGCCTTGCCGTATCGGCAAGCCTGA
- the aqpZ gene encoding aquaporin Z: MSLFKRSVTELLGTFWLVLGGCGSAVIAASSPLGIGVLGVALAFGLTVLTMAFAIGHISGCHLNPAVSVGLVVGGRFPAKELPAYVIAQVIGGILAAALLYHIASGKEGFDIAAGLASNGYGEHSPGKYSMASGFVTELVMTAMFVVIILGATDKRAPAGLAPIAIGLALTLIHLISIPVTNTSVNPARSTGPALMVGGWAIAQLWMFWVAPLLGAVVGGVLYRWLGKEDS; this comes from the coding sequence ATGTCTCTGTTCAAACGTTCAGTTACTGAGTTGCTGGGTACGTTCTGGTTGGTGTTGGGCGGTTGCGGCAGTGCGGTCATCGCCGCGTCTTCACCGTTGGGAATCGGTGTGCTGGGGGTCGCCCTGGCGTTTGGCCTGACGGTGCTGACCATGGCATTTGCCATCGGCCACATCAGCGGCTGCCACCTCAACCCGGCCGTGTCGGTCGGTCTGGTCGTCGGCGGTCGGTTCCCGGCCAAGGAACTGCCTGCCTACGTCATCGCCCAGGTGATCGGCGGGATTCTGGCAGCGGCACTGCTCTACCACATCGCCAGCGGCAAGGAAGGTTTCGACATCGCCGCCGGCCTTGCCTCAAACGGTTACGGCGAGCACTCGCCGGGTAAATACTCGATGGCATCCGGCTTCGTCACCGAGCTGGTGATGACCGCCATGTTCGTGGTGATCATCCTCGGCGCCACCGACAAGCGCGCCCCGGCAGGACTGGCACCGATCGCCATCGGCCTGGCCCTGACGCTGATTCACCTGATCTCGATCCCGGTCACCAACACCTCGGTCAACCCGGCCCGCAGCACGGGCCCGGCACTGATGGTCGGCGGCTGGGCCATCGCGCAATTGTGGATGTTCTGGGTCGCGCCGCTGCTCGGTGCGGTGGTTGGCGGCGTCCTCTATCGCTGGTTGGGCAAGGAAGACAGCTGA
- a CDS encoding ABC transporter ATP-binding protein, with translation MLYRRFEQLIDIFRDAPTASPPDRVLPFYTYYLKQVWPSFAALLIVGLFGALIEVALFSYLSRIIDLAQGTPNVDFFKVHGAELAWMAVVALLLRPLFLALHDMLVHQTLSPSMTSMIRWQNHSYVLKQSLNFFQNDFAGRIAQRIMQTGNSLRDSAVQAVDALWHVLIYAISSLVLFAEADWRLMIPLLTWIAAYIGALYYFVPRVKDRSVEASDARSKLMGRIVDGYTNIATLKLFAHTNFEQHYAREAIQEQTEKAQLAGRVVTSMDVAITTMNGLLIVGTTALALWLWTQSLISVGAIALATGLVIRIVNMSGWIMWVVTGIFENIGMVQDGLQTISQPVSVTDREQAKPLAVARGEVRFEHVDFHYGKKKGIIGDLNLTIKPGEKIGLIGPSGAGKSTLVNLLLRLYDVEGGRILIDGQNIAEVGQESLRARIGMITQDTSLLHRSIRDNLLYGKPDATDAELWEAVRKARADEFIPLLSDAEGRTGFDAHVGERGVKLSGGQRQRIAIARVLLKDAPILIMDEATSALDSEVEAAIQESLETLMQGKTVIAIAHRLSTIARMDRLVVLENGKIAESGNHAELLAHGGLYARLWAHQTGGFVGID, from the coding sequence ATGCTCTATCGCCGTTTCGAACAACTGATCGACATATTCCGCGATGCCCCGACGGCATCCCCGCCGGACCGCGTTCTGCCCTTCTATACCTATTACCTGAAGCAGGTCTGGCCGAGTTTCGCCGCCCTGCTGATCGTCGGCCTGTTCGGCGCACTGATCGAAGTGGCGCTGTTCAGTTACCTGAGCCGCATCATCGACCTCGCCCAGGGCACGCCGAACGTCGATTTCTTCAAAGTGCACGGCGCCGAACTGGCGTGGATGGCGGTGGTGGCATTGCTCTTGCGACCGCTGTTTCTGGCCCTGCACGACATGCTGGTGCACCAGACTCTGAGCCCGAGCATGACCAGCATGATTCGCTGGCAGAACCACAGTTACGTGCTCAAGCAGAGCCTGAATTTCTTCCAGAACGACTTCGCCGGGCGCATTGCCCAGCGCATCATGCAGACCGGCAACTCGCTGCGCGATTCCGCCGTGCAGGCAGTGGATGCGTTGTGGCATGTGCTGATCTACGCGATCAGTTCGCTGGTGCTGTTCGCCGAGGCCGACTGGCGCCTGATGATCCCGCTGCTGACGTGGATCGCCGCCTACATCGGCGCGCTCTATTACTTCGTGCCACGGGTCAAGGACCGCTCGGTGGAAGCCTCCGATGCGCGCTCGAAGCTGATGGGCCGGATCGTCGACGGCTACACCAACATCGCCACCCTGAAACTGTTCGCCCACACCAATTTCGAACAGCATTACGCCCGCGAAGCGATCCAGGAACAGACCGAAAAAGCCCAACTGGCCGGCCGCGTGGTCACCAGCATGGACGTGGCGATCACCACCATGAACGGCCTGTTGATCGTCGGTACCACGGCGCTGGCCCTGTGGCTGTGGACGCAATCGCTGATCAGCGTCGGCGCGATTGCCCTGGCCACCGGCCTGGTGATCCGCATCGTCAACATGTCCGGCTGGATCATGTGGGTGGTCACCGGCATCTTCGAAAACATCGGCATGGTCCAGGACGGTCTGCAGACCATCTCGCAACCGGTCAGCGTCACTGATCGGGAGCAGGCCAAACCGCTGGCCGTGGCCCGTGGTGAAGTGCGTTTCGAGCACGTGGATTTTCACTACGGCAAGAAGAAAGGCATCATCGGCGACCTCAACCTGACCATCAAACCCGGCGAGAAAATCGGTCTGATCGGCCCGTCCGGCGCCGGCAAGTCGACCCTGGTCAACCTGCTGCTGCGCCTCTACGACGTCGAGGGCGGACGGATCCTGATCGACGGCCAGAACATCGCCGAAGTCGGCCAGGAAAGCCTGCGCGCGCGGATCGGCATGATCACCCAGGACACTTCGCTGCTGCACCGCTCGATCCGCGACAACTTGCTGTACGGCAAGCCCGACGCCACCGACGCCGAACTCTGGGAAGCGGTGCGCAAGGCCCGTGCCGATGAGTTCATTCCGCTGCTGTCGGACGCCGAAGGGCGCACCGGGTTTGATGCGCATGTCGGCGAGCGTGGGGTGAAACTGTCCGGTGGCCAGCGTCAGCGGATCGCCATTGCGCGGGTGCTGCTCAAGGACGCGCCGATCCTGATCATGGACGAAGCGACCTCGGCGCTGGACTCGGAAGTCGAAGCGGCGATCCAGGAAAGCCTCGAAACCCTGATGCAGGGCAAGACCGTGATCGCCATCGCTCACCGCCTCTCGACCATTGCCCGCATGGACCGGCTGGTGGTGCTGGAGAACGGCAAGATCGCCGAAAGCGGCAACCATGCCGAACTGCTGGCCCATGGCGGATTGTATGCGCGGTTGTGGGCGCATCAGACGGGAGGGTTTGTCGGTATCGACTGA